The genomic interval AATTGCTTATAGAAGAAAAGTTAATTAAATGTCAAAATCTTAGTTGCGAGGCGCGTGTAAAAAATTCTATTATCCACTTTGCAAGCAAAAAGGCACTTAATATTGATGGGTTGGGAGAGAAAATCGTTGAAACATTGTTTGACACAGGAAAGATTCATTCCATTGAGGATTTATTCTTCTTGCAACCGAGAGATTTAAAGGACTTGGAGGGCTTCAAAGATAAAAAAATTCAGAATCTTCTCAATGCGATTGCCGCCACGCGCGGGGTGGAATTATGGCGTTTTATCAATGCACTTGGGATTGAACATATTGGCGAGGGTGCGAGTAAAAAACTAGCAAATAGTTTTGGGATAGAGTTTTATCAAAAAACTTATGAAGACTTTATCGCTCTTGAGGGATTTGGAGAGGAAATGGCAGCTTCTCTAAATGAGTTTTGCAGGGTAAATATTCAACGACTTTTGCGACTTTTGGAGCTTATCTCTCCTGTTTGCACGACGCAAAGGTCTGCGCAAGATTCCAAATTTAGTGGCAAGACTTTCGTTATCACAGGCACATTGTCCAAAGCGCGTGAGGAATATAAGGAATTATTGGAATCTCTTGGGGCAAAAGTTAGCGGAAGTATTTCCAAAAAAACAGATTTTTTGCTTTGCGGTGAAAATGCAGGCTCAAAACTTGCCAAAGCGCAAGAATTGGGTATCAAGATTGTGAGTGAGGCAGAGATTAATGCAATGCTTAAGTAAAGATTCTGCCTCATTGCGGGATTCCACAAGAAAATGTTGGGTTAATTAATTATTGCAATGGAATCCCTAAAGCGAGATTTTGCATTATAGATTGTTTGCCTTGCAATGACAAGTGAAATCTCATTTCCTTTTCTCCCTAAACTCTTTCTTTAACTTACGCACTTCTTGAAAAAATTGCAAATAAGCAAAGATTCGCCCCCCCCCCCCGCACAGAATTAGCAGTAATGAGTGCTTTACCTAATTTATAAGTAAAGCATTCTTTTTCTTTTAAGGCTTGTTTGTAATCTGTATAGGATTCTAAAGGAGGAAGTTTTAAGCTAGGATTCTTTGCAACTCTTGCTTCATAATCTGCAATTTCTTTTCTATGTGTTTCTTTGATATAAGATAACACATAAGGCATTCGTATATATCCCCATAAACTTTTAGAGTTTAGAATCATTGCAGAACCTAGTTTGTAGGCTAAATGATTGTGGATTCTGTGTTTGGCTTTTATGAGATTTGGCTGCAATGCAACAAGTCGTTTTTCAAAAATCGCATTAGCGTATTGCTCTAAACCCCTTTGATACACTTTAGGATTCCACTGAAAACTATATCGCCAAGCCCCTCGTATCATCTCATTAAGTTCTTTTGTCTGTTCTACAAGTGCGGGAAGATAGATTTTATTGCGATTATAAAGCACACTATAATTTTGGTCAAACCATTTTTCATAAGGATAATTTTTGATTTTGTATTTTTTATTTAGCACACTCCATACGCTTTGGTCGTGGCGATTCTCTCTAAAATATGGTAGGTTTGGAATCGTAGATGGGCTATCATCAATGAGTTCAAAATGCTTTTCAAAGGCTTCAAGCCATTCCTTTATAATCTGAATCGTTTTTTGTGTTTTCTTGAGTAGCACAATCCCTGCCGCGCATTGTCCAGATTCTAAAAATTCTTGATTCTCTAGCAATCCAAAATGTGCAAGCAAGTCTGCCTTGTTCCAACATTTTTCAGGATAATTCGTAATACACCCCATAATCTCATTTGCCTCTATATCACTAAAGAGTTCCTGCATTGTCTCTTTGGCTTTTGCATTAAACTCAAACCCAATATCACAATAAAGGAGCAAATCTCCCTCTTGAATTTGCTCTAATGCCATTAAAATCACTCGAGGCTTCCAACACCAATACCCAAACCCGCGCGTGGATATCCTCTCACCTCTTACATTAGTCGTATAAAATTTATCCTTGAAATATTCCACAAACTCTAAGGGCAAGCTTGCTTCTGTGTAGATAAAAATATTATCAAACACCCCCAAAGATTCCGCTTGTTGTTTAAAGCGACAGATAGAGATTCCAAGCCTTGTATCTCCAAAGCTAACTAAATAGGCTTTTTGCCCCCCCCCCCGCAGAACTACATTAGACATTATTTCTCCTTTATATATTCTAAGCCAAGATTGTGGCGAAATTTAATAAAATGAAAACTAGATTGCAAGTTAGCTCCTTTATGATAGGAGCAAAACAATCTTTTCCTTAACCTACTTTAATTTTTCTTTGAGCAACTCATTCACTTTTGCAGGATTCACACCCTTTGCACTTTTCATCACTTGCCCAACAAAGAATCCCAAAAGCTTATCCTTGCCGCTTTTATACTCGGCGACTTTATCAACATTTGCATTCAAAACTTCCTCAATCACTGCTAAAATCGCTCCATCATCACTCACTTGCTCCAAGCCCATTTCCACAATGAGTTTATCCACATCTCCCCCGTGATTCTGCACTAGCACATCAAGGATTTCTTTCGCACTTTTTCCGCTAATTTTTCCCTCATCAATGCGTTTAACCAAAGTCGCTAGTGTAGCAGAATCCACACCACAATTTTGCAGATTATTCTCGCCTTTTAATCGCCCTAGAAGCTCTGTGGTTAGCCAAGTAACCGCACCCTTAGCACTCGCACCTAAGCGTAGCATATCCTCAAAATACAATGCCATTTCAAGCTCACCTGTTAGCACACTTGCATCACTTGCTTTAATGCCAAACTCCCGCACATATCTTGCGCGTTTTTCATCAGGCATTTCTGGAATCTCTCTCCCCTCTGCCATTAAGGCTTCATCAATAAATACAGGCAATAAATCCGGATCTGGAAAATAACGATAATCCGCCGCTTCCTCTTTGCCACGCATAGAACGCGTTGTGCCTTTTGCGGTGTCAAAGAGTCGCGTTTCTTGCACAACCTCCTTATCATATTTACCATCTTCCCACGCTTCAATTTGTCTTTCTACTTCGTATTCAATTGCTTTTTGGATAAACTTAAAAGAATTAAGATTCTTAATTTCTACGCGCGTGTAAAGATTGGAATCCCCTTTGGGACGAATGGAAACATTCGCATCACAGCGGAAACTCCCCTCCTGCATATTCGCATCAGAAATTCCCAAAAATCGCACAATAGAATGCAACTTCTTAAGATAAGCAATTGCCTCATCGCTGCTCCGCATATCCGGCTC from Helicobacter ganmani carries:
- the gatB gene encoding Asp-tRNA(Asn)/Glu-tRNA(Gln) amidotransferase subunit GatB, whose product is MSAYETIIGLEVHVQLNTKTKIFCACATSFGEEPNKNVCPTCLGLPGALPVLNREVVKKAISFGVAINAKINQNSVFARKNYFYPDLPKAYQISQFEIPIVGRGEIEIEVNGEKKIIGVTRAHMEEDAGKNIHESHYSKVDLNRACTPLLEIVSEPDMRSSDEAIAYLKKLHSIVRFLGISDANMQEGSFRCDANVSIRPKGDSNLYTRVEIKNLNSFKFIQKAIEYEVERQIEAWEDGKYDKEVVQETRLFDTAKGTTRSMRGKEEAADYRYFPDPDLLPVFIDEALMAEGREIPEMPDEKRARYVREFGIKASDASVLTGELEMALYFEDMLRLGASAKGAVTWLTTELLGRLKGENNLQNCGVDSATLATLVKRIDEGKISGKSAKEILDVLVQNHGGDVDKLIVEMGLEQVSDDGAILAVIEEVLNANVDKVAEYKSGKDKLLGFFVGQVMKSAKGVNPAKVNELLKEKLK